GAATTATATCCTTTGATCTACGAAGCACTACAAAGGAACGACCCGAGCCGTCTGCTGGAAAAAATCCCGAAACTCGACGTTTTTGCAGGACTACACTCCCTTTCTACAAATCACTCCCTCTCCCTTATGGCTGCCTAAGCTTAATAAGGTATGGAGGTAACAATGGCTGCAATTCCTTATGTTATTGAACAATCGAAACACGGTGAACGTTCGTATGATATTTATTCACGGCTGTTAAAGGACCGCATCGTCATCTTAGGGGATGAAATAAACGATCAGATTGCCAATACGATTGTGGCTCAGCTTTTATTTCTGTCAGCTGACGACCCGGATAAGGATATATCACTTTATATTAATAGTCCGGGAGGTTCGACATCAGCAGGCTTTGCGATTTTCGATACGATGCAGCATATCAAGCCTGACGTTCGGACGATTTGCACCGGAATGGCCGCATCTTTCGGAGCTGTATTGCTGCTTGCGGGAGCTAAAGGAAAGCGGTATGCGCTTCCAAACAGCGAAGTCATGATTCACCAGCCCCTTGGCGGCGCAAAAGGACAGGCGACAGATATTGAAATTTCAGCTCGACGGATCCTTAAACTGAAGGAGCACGTGACGAATATTATCGCAGAGCGAACGGGGCAGCCGGCAGAGAAAGTCCGAGATGATATAGAGCGGGACTATTTCATGAGCGCAGAAGAAGCGAAACAGTATGGGTTAATCGATAAAATTATATAATCAAGAAAAAAGCCTGCTATACTTTCTAAATTAGAGGTGCTGTTAAATTCAATCGTTGATACTCACGAATCGCTTTTCGGGTGGATGCTTGCCGAGGGCGCGGCCCAAAGCTCCCTTGCTCAAGAAGATCACTTGACCAAATGGAACTTCG
This Halobacillus salinarum DNA region includes the following protein-coding sequences:
- the clpP gene encoding ATP-dependent Clp endopeptidase proteolytic subunit ClpP yields the protein MAAIPYVIEQSKHGERSYDIYSRLLKDRIVILGDEINDQIANTIVAQLLFLSADDPDKDISLYINSPGGSTSAGFAIFDTMQHIKPDVRTICTGMAASFGAVLLLAGAKGKRYALPNSEVMIHQPLGGAKGQATDIEISARRILKLKEHVTNIIAERTGQPAEKVRDDIERDYFMSAEEAKQYGLIDKII